One genomic window of Psychrobacter cibarius includes the following:
- a CDS encoding bestrophin family ion channel, with product MIVRQTPNALKILFTLHGSVIPKIYPQILLIALLSTLITIIQHWLPDSFPYYGMAPFTLLGIALSLFLGFRNNASYQRWWEARGLWGQLVYDARSLTRQVLSFIDADTENGRETGRTMVYLTIAFAHAVRHRLRGSSPWHDVEPFVASKHHDSMRQARNLPDYIMRLMGKQLGDIRRQGLVSEQVIQNMDERLTSMTIVLAACERIHNTPLPFAYMLLVHRTTYLYCIMLPFGLVASLGWVTPLICAVIAYTFFGLDALSEELEEPFGLAANKLPLTALSRTIEINLREALEEADIPPEITPINGYLP from the coding sequence ATGATTGTCCGGCAAACCCCAAACGCTCTCAAGATACTTTTTACCCTGCACGGCTCTGTCATTCCAAAAATTTATCCGCAAATTTTGCTGATCGCGCTTCTCAGCACACTTATAACAATTATTCAGCACTGGCTTCCTGACTCTTTTCCTTATTATGGTATGGCTCCTTTTACCTTGCTAGGAATCGCGTTGTCGCTATTTCTTGGATTTCGTAACAATGCCAGTTATCAACGCTGGTGGGAAGCTCGAGGGCTTTGGGGTCAGTTGGTATATGATGCGCGTAGCTTAACCCGTCAAGTGCTTTCTTTTATAGATGCTGATACCGAAAATGGGCGCGAGACTGGGCGAACGATGGTTTACCTGACCATTGCTTTTGCGCATGCTGTGCGCCATCGCCTGCGCGGCTCGTCACCTTGGCATGATGTCGAGCCTTTTGTCGCATCAAAACACCATGATAGTATGCGCCAAGCGCGCAACCTCCCTGATTACATCATGCGCCTCATGGGTAAGCAGCTCGGCGACATTCGGCGTCAAGGACTGGTGTCAGAGCAAGTCATACAGAACATGGACGAGCGCCTGACGTCTATGACCATTGTATTGGCGGCCTGCGAACGCATTCATAATACACCGCTGCCGTTTGCTTATATGCTGCTGGTCCATCGCACGACCTATCTGTATTGCATCATGTTGCCTTTTGGCTTGGTGGCCTCGCTCGGTTGGGTGACCCCACTGATTTGTGCCGTGATCGCTTATACCTTTTTTGGTTTGGATGCCCTCAGTGAAGAGCTAGAAGAGCCTTTCGGCTTAGCCGCCAACAAGCTACCCCTGACTGCATTATCGCGTACTATCGAGATCAATCTGCGAGAAGCATTAGAAGAGGCAGATATTCCGCCTGAGATCACTCCTATCAATGGCTATTTACCATAA
- the map gene encoding type I methionyl aminopeptidase, whose protein sequence is MAKIALKTPEELAIMRESGRLLASVFAYLDTHMVAGISTMTVNDLVERYIVDVLQSRPASKGQYGYQYVLNTSVNQVVCHGVPSSNQDLKSGDIINVDITLEKGGFIADSSKMYMIGDVMPLTKRLVDNTYEAMWAGIRMVKPGATLGDVGHAIQSHAEQHGYSVVREYCGHGIGREMHEQPEVLHYGRAGTGLVLKQGMTFTIEPMINQGKAKVKMKKDGWTVVTADKKLSAQWEHTIAVTADGYEVLTLREEETR, encoded by the coding sequence ATGGCTAAAATCGCGCTAAAAACACCTGAAGAATTGGCCATCATGCGTGAGTCTGGACGCTTATTGGCATCGGTTTTTGCTTACCTAGATACGCACATGGTTGCTGGCATCTCCACAATGACTGTCAATGATTTAGTCGAGCGCTATATTGTGGATGTTTTGCAGTCACGACCTGCCAGCAAAGGTCAATACGGCTACCAATACGTTCTCAATACTTCTGTCAATCAAGTAGTTTGTCATGGTGTACCCTCAAGCAATCAAGACCTAAAATCAGGCGACATCATCAATGTGGACATTACTTTAGAAAAAGGCGGCTTTATTGCCGACTCTAGCAAAATGTATATGATTGGCGATGTGATGCCCTTAACAAAACGCCTCGTCGATAACACTTATGAGGCCATGTGGGCAGGTATCCGTATGGTCAAACCGGGCGCAACGCTCGGTGATGTCGGGCATGCCATTCAAAGCCATGCCGAACAGCACGGTTACTCTGTCGTTAGAGAATACTGCGGGCATGGTATCGGTCGCGAAATGCACGAACAGCCTGAAGTTTTACATTATGGTCGCGCAGGTACAGGCTTGGTTTTAAAACAAGGCATGACCTTTACTATTGAGCCAATGATTAATCAAGGCAAAGCCAAAGTAAAAATGAAAAAAGACGGCTGGACGGTGGTGACTGCAGACAAAAAGCTTTCTGCCCAATGGGAGCATACCATCGCGGTGACTGCCGATGGTTATGAAGTGCTGACGCTGCGTGAAGAAGAGACCCGTTAG
- a CDS encoding ParD-like family protein yields MGIVKIDDALHEELRKASAVMVRSINAQAEYWIKIGMLAEANPHASYTDIISEQLKRAEVNIGNLIDG; encoded by the coding sequence ATGGGTATTGTTAAAATTGATGATGCGCTACACGAAGAGCTTCGTAAAGCCAGTGCGGTAATGGTACGTTCGATTAACGCGCAGGCAGAGTATTGGATAAAGATAGGTATGTTGGCCGAGGCCAATCCTCACGCATCTTATACCGATATCATCAGCGAGCAGTTAAAACGAGCAGAGGTTAATATAGGAAATCTTATCGATGGCTAA